The following DNA comes from Flammeovirgaceae bacterium.
GCATCCTTCACCATAAAGTCAAGCTTGGGGCCATAGAAGGCAGCCTCGCCTTTTACGGCCACGGTCTCGAGCTTGCGCTCGTCCGCGGCCTCCTGTATCTCCCGTTCGGCCCTGTCCCACAGTTCGTCATCCCCAATGTATTTTTCCTTATTGGCCGGGTCCCGCAGGGAAACCTGGGCGGTATAATTTTCGAAACCCAGCGACTTGAACACGTGGAATACCAGGTCTATCACTTTGATGAACTCCTCCTTTACCTGGTCGGGCCTGCAAAATATATGCGCATCGTCCTGGGTAAACCCCCTGACCCTGGTGAGCCCATGCAATTCCCCGCTCTGTTCATACCGGTACACGGTCCCAAATTCCGCATACCGTATGGGCAAATCCTTATAGGACCTGGGCCTGGTCTTGTATATCTCGCAGTGGTGCGGGCAGTTCATGGGCTTCAGCAGGAACTCCTCGCCTTCATCGGGCGTGTGGATGGGCTGAAAGGAGTCCTTGCCATACTTGTCGTAGTGCCCGGAGGTAACGTACAACTCCTTGCCGCCAATGTGCGGGGTGACTACCGGGTCGTACCCGGCTTTTACCTGTGCCTTGCGCATGAACTGCTCCAGCCGCTCCCGGAGGATGGTGCCCTTGGGAAGCCAAAGGGGAAGGCCCATGCCCACCTTCTCGGAAAAGGCAAAAAGTTCCAGTTCACGCCCTAATTTCCGGTGGTCCCTTTTCTTTGCCTCTTCCAGAAAGGCCAGGTATTCTTCCAGTTCCTTTTGTTTGGGGAAACTGATGCCGTATATCCTGGTGAGCATTTTGTTCTTCTCGTCACCGCGCCAGTAGGCACCGGCCACGCTCAGCAGTTTTATTGCCTTGATCACCCCGGTGGAGGGCACGTGGGGCCCACGGCAGAGGTCGGTAAAATTGCCCTGCTGGTAAAAGGTAATGGATCCGTCTTCCAGGCCGTCAATCAGCTCAAGTTTGTATTCGTCACCCTTCTTTTTAAAATAAGAAATGGCATCCGCTTTGGATATCTCCTTCCGCGTAAAGGTGTTTCCCTGCCGCGCCAGTTCAACCATCTTTTTCTCCACGGCCTGCAGTTCCTCCTCCCCAAAGGGCCTGTCGCCCAAATCCACATCGTAGTAAAAGCCATTTTCAATAGGCGGCCCAATGCCAAACTTGACGCCCGGGTACAAGGCCTCCAACGCTTCTGCCAACACGTGTGCGGAGGAATGCCAGAAGGCATACTTGCCCCCTTTGTCCTTCCAGGTAAAGATTTTTATTTCGGCATCGGACCCGATAGGCCTGTCGAGGTCCCACAACTCACCGTTCACCTCTATCGACAAAGCATTCCGCGCCAGCCCTTCGCTAATGCCCTTTGCAATTTCAATCCCCTTTACCCCCTTTTCAAACTCCCTGGAGGAGCCATCCGGCAATGATATTTTAATCCCACTCATTCAATGCTTATTAAGAATGCAAATATGGGGTTTTCTGGGGTCTTAACCACCCCTGATGGGGAAAATCGGGCGCAGGGCTACAATTGGAATTGGGCGGTGACGAGGACCCCAAACTTTCGTGCGCCCGGGTTGTCGAGGTAGGATACCCGGTGCACAAAATCCACCCGGAATATTTTAAAAATATTTTCAACGCCATAGCCCAACTCGATATAGGGTTTCCCATCCTTAAAAAAGCCCACGGGCAAAGCGGCCTCGCCCGTAGGGGTAAACCGGGAGACCAAATCCTTGTTGGATTGTCGCATCCCGCCAAAAATCACATTGGAGGTGGCCAGCAGGCGCCACTTCAACTTGTTCATCAACGGTATCCTGTTCAACAAGAACCCCTCAAAGTAGTGCCTGTATTGAATGGACGCGTAGTGGTCGCTGACAAACTCCCCGAAATCCATAAGGTTGTAGGTAACGGTGGAATAAAAAGGCGACTGGTTGCCCAGGTGCAAAGTCAACAATGGATAAGGGATGGTATTGAACACGTATTCACTGGTGAACGTCACCTTCCCTACGCCCAGGGGGCCTGCCTTCATTCGCTTTTTAATGGTCAGGTTCAGCTTGTCGTAATCGAACCCACTATCAAAAACGCCTTTAAAGCCGTGGGTGTACTTCAAGGTGATTTCCGGTGACTTATTGGTGCCCAAGCTAAACCGCTCGTTGTCGTTTTGCAGAAAAACCTCATCGCGGGCGTACCGCGACTCAAGGCTGACTTCCGAGGAGCGGAACACGTCCAACACGGGAGAGGCCATATCGCCCGGCCCCTGAAGGTAGCCAAAGTTGAACGTGGGTTCGTACGTCCAATGTTTGAAGGAAACCTTTTGCG
Coding sequences within:
- the thrS gene encoding threonine--tRNA ligase encodes the protein MSGIKISLPDGSSREFEKGVKGIEIAKGISEGLARNALSIEVNGELWDLDRPIGSDAEIKIFTWKDKGGKYAFWHSSAHVLAEALEALYPGVKFGIGPPIENGFYYDVDLGDRPFGEEELQAVEKKMVELARQGNTFTRKEISKADAISYFKKKGDEYKLELIDGLEDGSITFYQQGNFTDLCRGPHVPSTGVIKAIKLLSVAGAYWRGDEKNKMLTRIYGISFPKQKELEEYLAFLEEAKKRDHRKLGRELELFAFSEKVGMGLPLWLPKGTILRERLEQFMRKAQVKAGYDPVVTPHIGGKELYVTSGHYDKYGKDSFQPIHTPDEGEEFLLKPMNCPHHCEIYKTRPRSYKDLPIRYAEFGTVYRYEQSGELHGLTRVRGFTQDDAHIFCRPDQVKEEFIKVIDLVFHVFKSLGFENYTAQVSLRDPANKEKYIGDDELWDRAEREIQEAADERKLETVAVKGEAAFYGPKLDFMVKDALGRNWQLGTIQVDYQLPQRFGLEYVGSDNQRHTPVMIHRAPFGSLERFVAILIEHCAGNFPLWLSPDQIAVLPISERFNDYAHEVVETLKSKDIRGYADDRDEKIGRKIRDAEVGKVPFMLIVGEKEVANREVSVRRHGAGDQGTMDLEGFAAHFAEESKPPL